In one Vulgatibacter incomptus genomic region, the following are encoded:
- a CDS encoding AAA family ATPase produces the protein MKILAVRGENLASLHGPFELDFEAEPLERAGLFAITGPTGAGKSTLLDAICLALYGTTPRIESVAGRGYDVGREGEESRLGSTDPATILRKGTASGGAEVVFRGRDGIRYRACWKLQRARGRIDGKIQKPTVQLWNDETSTAIGRTATEVYRAIEAAIGLSYEQFCRSVLLAQGEFARFLQAGEKDRAELLERVTGTEIYRHLSIAAHERHAEAKRALAELQRELDGERILSNEERLALEASRGEAEKALVEARASLQEAVDAHAWHEALERFESGEREADAAIALAEAAWTESAPMREALVAAEQALPLRPLFEAADDAVRDEVRAAEGVEAAVRAHAEAVVASEGAARGLAGARDRQEQVAASQEAARPELEEARRLDAELGAAKAGAAEALEKRREAASRVEAQREGLASIRGSMARAEAARSAAIAWLDEHGRLSALAGQWERWRTELERAAGVQGRERTATARLSVLEREKTSLEGMVAAAGAAVVEVDARFSEACEVEASAVRASESLPRASLRAQRGALERTERHARSLEGVVEESVRLQVELGSLRSQAASIATERDRWSGEALKLSAQRELLGSQLEAAALEAQAARDALELGDRRALLRDGEACPLCGSPDHPWGAEGAAIAGRLAEREARLSSLRIDHARVDRAHAEAATRAEAAAGQVSAHERAADEKLGRAAALGDAFREERSGLERENAAGPDDGADGADVADSSARRRAEWMAIPVRLDLLVPEDARAARDAVTALLEALGEERRALDRRESEAERLEGQASLARARVASLRQEKESREATLRAGEQKLQRFAVEAQELRLRSEGARDEVAGILRPLAPILDAARASWREDFERNPRELVDGLGREAAQWSAHDADRARAVESLALLHPREAAAVSLLGERESADDAAVRAQENAAASADELSRRRGLVLGGEPVSVREAALREAGAAASKALEAARGVEALASSSLARASALVEASEEKRVQAGAARAQKEAARETALADAGLTFEEARARLNRYPAELEGWRRRAADLERGRDRARTLADERVRARVAHEASGRPPLDAEAAKLAKEERAASCSSRETAFHDVRGRLGADDEARKRGAAMLPRLEAAGAEAKRWSDLHELIGSASGDKFQLFAQSLSLQVLLAHANVHLEELVPRYRLERVPGHDLQLQVVDRDMGDEVRAASTLSGGETFLVSLALALGLSGLSSRARVESLFIDEGFGTLDPQALDTALAALDALQATGRKVGVISHVQGMAERIGVQVQVQPEGSGRSKVSVAVR, from the coding sequence GGCCGAGGTCGTGTTCCGTGGCCGTGATGGGATTCGTTACCGCGCGTGTTGGAAGCTGCAGAGGGCCCGCGGCCGGATCGACGGGAAGATCCAGAAGCCCACCGTCCAGCTCTGGAACGACGAGACCTCGACGGCGATCGGGCGGACGGCCACGGAGGTCTACCGCGCGATCGAGGCGGCGATCGGCCTGTCGTACGAGCAGTTCTGCCGCTCGGTGTTGCTCGCGCAGGGCGAGTTCGCGCGCTTCCTCCAGGCCGGCGAGAAGGACCGGGCCGAGCTCCTCGAGCGGGTGACGGGAACGGAGATCTACCGGCACCTCTCGATCGCCGCCCACGAGCGCCACGCGGAGGCGAAGCGGGCCCTCGCCGAGCTGCAGCGGGAGCTGGACGGGGAGCGGATCCTCTCGAACGAGGAGCGGCTTGCTCTCGAGGCGTCGAGGGGCGAAGCGGAGAAGGCGCTCGTCGAGGCGCGGGCCTCGCTGCAGGAGGCGGTGGACGCCCATGCCTGGCACGAGGCCTTGGAGCGCTTCGAGTCGGGTGAGCGGGAGGCCGATGCAGCGATCGCTCTCGCCGAGGCGGCGTGGACGGAGAGCGCCCCGATGCGCGAGGCCCTCGTCGCGGCGGAGCAGGCGTTGCCGCTCCGGCCGCTCTTCGAGGCCGCCGACGACGCGGTGCGGGACGAGGTTCGAGCGGCGGAAGGCGTTGAGGCTGCGGTTCGGGCCCACGCGGAGGCCGTCGTTGCCAGCGAGGGCGCGGCTCGGGGGCTCGCGGGAGCGAGGGACCGACAGGAGCAGGTGGCGGCGTCGCAGGAAGCGGCCCGGCCCGAGCTCGAGGAGGCGCGGCGCCTAGACGCAGAGCTGGGAGCTGCGAAGGCGGGGGCAGCGGAAGCGCTCGAAAAGCGCCGCGAGGCCGCCTCCCGTGTGGAAGCTCAGCGGGAGGGTCTCGCCTCGATCCGCGGCTCCATGGCTCGGGCAGAGGCGGCGCGGTCGGCGGCGATCGCGTGGTTGGATGAGCACGGCCGGCTCTCGGCGCTCGCCGGGCAGTGGGAGCGCTGGCGTACGGAGCTCGAGCGTGCCGCAGGCGTGCAGGGGCGTGAGCGCACAGCGACCGCGCGGCTCTCGGTCCTCGAGAGGGAGAAGACGTCGCTGGAGGGAATGGTCGCTGCGGCGGGCGCCGCGGTGGTCGAGGTCGATGCACGCTTTTCTGAGGCGTGTGAAGTCGAGGCCTCCGCGGTGCGGGCCTCTGAATCGCTTCCGAGGGCGTCGCTGCGGGCGCAGCGGGGAGCTCTCGAGAGGACGGAGCGCCACGCACGCTCTCTGGAGGGCGTCGTCGAGGAGTCGGTTCGGCTGCAGGTCGAGCTGGGCTCGCTCCGTTCACAGGCGGCTTCTATTGCGACGGAGCGTGATCGGTGGAGCGGGGAAGCGCTGAAGCTCTCGGCGCAGCGCGAGCTCCTCGGCTCTCAGCTCGAAGCGGCAGCGCTCGAGGCGCAGGCCGCGCGCGACGCGCTGGAGCTCGGCGATCGGCGTGCGCTCCTCCGGGACGGCGAGGCGTGTCCGCTCTGCGGCTCGCCGGATCATCCCTGGGGGGCTGAGGGCGCGGCGATCGCGGGGAGGCTTGCCGAGCGCGAGGCGCGACTCTCATCGCTGCGGATCGATCATGCCCGGGTGGACCGCGCCCACGCCGAAGCGGCGACGCGAGCCGAGGCGGCGGCGGGACAGGTGTCGGCCCACGAGAGGGCCGCGGACGAGAAGCTCGGGCGGGCGGCGGCGCTCGGCGACGCGTTCCGCGAAGAGCGGTCGGGACTGGAGCGTGAGAACGCGGCCGGCCCGGACGATGGCGCTGACGGGGCCGACGTGGCGGATTCGTCAGCACGGAGGCGCGCGGAGTGGATGGCGATCCCGGTGCGGCTGGACCTCTTGGTTCCAGAGGATGCGCGGGCGGCCAGGGACGCCGTGACGGCGTTGCTCGAGGCGCTGGGCGAGGAGAGGAGGGCGCTCGATCGGCGCGAGTCGGAGGCGGAGCGCCTGGAGGGGCAGGCGTCGCTCGCTCGGGCGAGGGTGGCCTCGCTGCGGCAGGAGAAGGAGTCTCGGGAGGCGACGCTTCGCGCGGGTGAGCAGAAGCTCCAGCGCTTCGCTGTCGAGGCACAGGAGCTACGGCTCCGTTCGGAGGGTGCGCGCGACGAGGTCGCCGGGATCTTGCGACCGCTTGCTCCGATCCTGGACGCAGCTCGGGCCTCGTGGCGCGAAGACTTCGAGCGGAATCCGCGCGAGCTCGTCGACGGCCTTGGGCGGGAGGCGGCCCAGTGGAGCGCCCACGACGCCGACCGGGCCCGCGCGGTGGAGAGCCTGGCGCTCTTGCATCCCCGTGAGGCGGCGGCGGTCTCCCTGCTCGGCGAACGCGAGTCCGCGGACGACGCGGCGGTCCGGGCCCAGGAGAATGCTGCTGCCTCTGCCGACGAGCTCTCGCGCCGGCGCGGCCTCGTGCTGGGCGGCGAGCCGGTATCCGTCCGGGAGGCCGCGCTGCGGGAGGCCGGGGCCGCCGCTTCGAAGGCGCTCGAGGCGGCTCGGGGCGTGGAGGCCCTCGCGTCGAGCTCGCTCGCGCGCGCGTCCGCGCTCGTGGAGGCGAGCGAGGAGAAGCGGGTGCAGGCGGGGGCGGCTCGGGCGCAGAAGGAGGCGGCGCGCGAGACGGCCCTCGCGGACGCCGGGTTGACGTTCGAGGAGGCGCGGGCGCGGCTCAACCGCTATCCGGCGGAGCTCGAGGGCTGGCGGCGGCGGGCAGCGGACCTCGAGCGCGGCCGGGATCGGGCCCGCACCCTGGCCGACGAGCGCGTCCGCGCCCGTGTGGCCCACGAGGCGTCGGGGCGACCGCCTCTGGATGCAGAGGCCGCCAAATTGGCGAAGGAGGAGCGCGCGGCGAGCTGCTCGAGCCGGGAGACGGCCTTCCACGACGTTCGCGGCAGGCTCGGCGCCGACGACGAGGCGCGAAAGAGAGGGGCCGCGATGCTGCCCCGGCTCGAGGCCGCCGGGGCGGAGGCGAAGAGGTGGTCCGACCTCCACGAGCTCATCGGCTCCGCCAGCGGCGACAAGTTCCAACTCTTCGCGCAGAGCCTCTCCCTCCAGGTGCTCCTCGCCCACGCGAACGTGCACCTCGAGGAGCTGGTCCCGCGCTACCGCCTCGAGAGGGTTCCCGGCCACGACCTGCAGCTCCAGGTGGTCGACCGGGACATGGGCGATGAGGTCCGCGCTGCGAGCACGCTCTCCGGCGGCGAGACCTTCCTGGTCTCTCTCGCCCTCGCTCTCGGCCTGTCGGGCCTCTCCTCGCGCGCGCGGGTGGAGTCGCTCTTCATCGACGAGGGGTTCGGCACCCTCGATCCCCAAGCGCTCGACACCGCTCTCGCCGCGCTGGACGCCCTGCAGGCGACGGGGCGGAAGGTGGGCGTGATCTCGCACGTACAGGGCATGGCGGAACGGATCGGCGTCCAGGTGCAAGTCCAGCCGGAGGGGAGCGGCCGGAGCAAGGTCAGCGTGGCCGTGCGCTGA